The following nucleotide sequence is from Pithys albifrons albifrons isolate INPA30051 chromosome 2, PitAlb_v1, whole genome shotgun sequence.
GGGTCTGGCAGTGGGTCAGCGCCCCACGGCGTCGAGGATGCGGCGGTTGGAGTCGGCGCGGGCTCGCTGGCTCTGAGCGCGGGcgaggagcaggaggtgccGCAGGAGGTGGAAGGTGAGGTCGATGGAGAGCGGCGGCTCGTCCCGCCGCCCTCGCCACGGCTCCTGGaccggcggcggcagcggcggccaGAGCGCGCGGCCCCGAGCCCCGGTCCCGGCCGCGGCCACCGGGATGGAGCCGTCGGTGGTGGCGGGGAGGGCGACGGCCAGTGGCGGGCGGAcgagcagcaggaggagggcaaGCAGCACCCGCCGCATCCTCGGTCCCTTCGAACCTGCGGGACCGACGGTTCAGCGCCGCGGTGGAGACCGGAGCGACTGCGGGGGCCCCAACGGGAATCGCGTCCCCGGCGGCGCAGGGACCGTCCCGGCTGCGGTGATCCCATGCCGCTCCTGCCGCCCCGTCCCATTCCCGTTGCGCACCCCCGTCCCGGAGCCCAAGCCCCGTCCCGTACCGTGTGCGGTGTGCCCGTTCCCTGTTGCTGCCGGTGCTCGCAGCGGAGCGAGCGCGGTCCGTCCCGCGGGGTCTGAGCCGGCGGCGCGGCCAGGGGTTATATCGGCCCCGGAGCCCAGGCTGACGTCAGCGCCGGGCACGCAccgggcggcgggggcggggggcaCCGGGCCGGTGCGAAGCGGGTATCTGGCGGCGGGACGAGGCTGCAGAGCAGCGAGGTGGCCGGGCAGATCGGCTCTCCCAGGTCTCGGGGGCCGCCACTCCAGTTCCGTTCCGGTGCCCACCAAAGGGGCGTGGCGGGGCCAGGGTCACGGCCGGTGCCAGCAGGTGCCTTGGGTCGTGCTACTCCCCTCTCTCCCGCCCCCACCGGCCCCTCGCTCTCTCTCCCGGCTCTGGTGACCCCCCCGCGCCTCGTTCTCCTCCGCTGTCCGCGGTGCTGAACGGCCGGCACGCGTCGGGATCCCGGCGCCGCGCTGGTGAGCTGTGCCGGAGAGCTCCCGGTGAGCCGTACCGGGCTGAGCTGCGGATCCTCAATGTGGGACCCACACGTTCCCGTGCCGAGCGACCGCGTCACTCAGCGGGGTCCTGAACAGGGACcaggggcggcggcggggggatCCGTGGGTGGCGGGGGGACGCACTGGGCACCAGCAGCTCCGGGACAGGACGGTCACGGGTGGGGGACTCCCGGCCTGGCTGTAGCCCCGTGCCCCGGGCAGAGCGGGCGGTGCTGAGGTCAAACGGCGGGGCCGAAGCTGCAGACACCTCAAGCGCAGCGGCAGCACTGGCCAAGTCCTGTGAGTCATAGAGTGAAGGCACCGGAGCCGGCAGCGCCGTGCTGGATGCAGGGTGTTCCATCGGGGCAACGGCGCCGCTGCCAAACGGTGAGGTGGCTTCTGGTGCCTCGCATCACTGCTGGCAGCATCCCCGTGTACACCACATGCCACTGGCAGACCTCTGAGTGCTTCACACTGCTGCTGGCAGACCCCTGAGCGCACCACACACTGCCAGGAGACCCCCGACTGCAGCTGAGCCACACCCAGTGCTGATGCTGGTGCAGGTGTGCAGCTGGGCCCAAATCGGGCTCCTTCTACAGCACCAGTGTtggacagagctggggacagaAGCTCAGCCTGGCTTCTCACATGGTGTGTCCCACAccaggtggcacaggggcagtgggacacagccctgcccgcAGCAAggcagcactcagtgccatgccCCCATGACATGATCCAGTGTGAAGGCTGGCATTGGGCACTGCTTCCTGCAGTGGCAGGGCAGAACCCTCAGCAGGGGGCTGGGCTCAGCCCCCCGAGCCTTGGCAGCCCCATGACAtggggcagctgctcctggggacAAATGGTTGATGCCACGTGGCTCACACCATGCTTGCAGTTCACCCATTGCTGACACTCCAGAgcctcctgcacccccagagCCAGCTGCAAGAGGCTCAGCACCTCGGGCCTGCAAACTCCTGCTATCCACAGCATCCACCCCATGGCCTGGCCTGAACCTTGAGCCCCACACAAGGTCCAAGGCCCCCTGAAGCTCTGGTGCCATCTGTGCATGGTCCCAtcacccagccccagccctgtgctgctctcctgaaTGCTGCCAGTGGACTTCATCTGCAACCCCTTGCTGTTCCCCATCCTTCAGGTAAGGGTCAGCACCTGGGTGGGCTCTGTgacatccccccccccccccccatccccacaCAGGTGCACAGCAACCCAAGCAGGATTCAGCTGTTCCTTGCTTCAGGTTGTATACAGCTGCTTGAAGTGGCCCCAAAGCCCAGGCCAGCACAAGGTCAGCCCAGGGCAGGTGTGTGAATGTGAGGGAGGAAGGACAGATGGTTCATTCCCTCCACGAGGGGCACACTGgcagcc
It contains:
- the UCN gene encoding urocortin; translation: MRRVLLALLLLLVRPPLAVALPATTDGSIPVAAAGTGARGRALWPPLPPPVQEPWRGRRDEPPLSIDLTFHLLRHLLLLARAQSQRARADSNRRILDAVGR